From Carbonactinospora thermoautotrophica, the proteins below share one genomic window:
- a CDS encoding ABC transporter substrate-binding protein, giving the protein MPASPILARLALLPLLGVLAGCAGAASADSGPLGPARELRLGLFANVTHATPLVGLAQGFYARELGTTRLRYQVFNAGPAAVEAIFAGAVDAAYTGPNPAVNAYVRSHGEAVRIIAGAASGGASLVVRPGIDRPEQLRGARIATPQLGGTQDVALRAWLAEHGLRTTITGGGDVRIYPTANATTLRLFQQGRIDAAWVPEPWASRLELEAGAKVLVDERDLWPDRRFVTTNLIVSTRFLRQHPQTVDALLRGHVAATAWIRQHPEQAKRVVNAQLGALGGKPLAPAVLDRAWSRIEVTDDPLAVTLAVSARHAYAAGLLSQADLRGIYELRPLNAVLRARGQPPVDDAGLGDRTRRPAPIPSHPAGRSA; this is encoded by the coding sequence ACTCCGGGCCGCTCGGCCCAGCCCGGGAGCTGCGGCTCGGGCTGTTCGCCAACGTCACCCACGCCACCCCGCTGGTAGGGCTGGCCCAGGGGTTCTACGCCCGCGAGCTGGGCACCACCCGGCTGCGGTACCAGGTGTTCAACGCCGGGCCGGCGGCGGTCGAGGCGATCTTCGCCGGAGCCGTCGACGCCGCGTACACCGGCCCGAACCCGGCGGTCAACGCGTACGTCCGCAGCCACGGCGAGGCGGTGCGGATCATCGCCGGCGCCGCCTCCGGCGGAGCCTCGCTCGTGGTCCGCCCCGGCATCGACCGGCCTGAGCAGCTGCGCGGCGCGCGGATCGCGACCCCCCAGCTCGGCGGCACCCAGGACGTGGCGTTGCGGGCCTGGCTGGCCGAACACGGCCTGCGGACCACCATCACCGGGGGCGGCGACGTACGGATCTACCCCACCGCCAACGCCACCACGCTGCGGCTGTTCCAGCAGGGTCGAATCGACGCCGCGTGGGTGCCCGAGCCGTGGGCGTCCCGGCTGGAGCTGGAAGCCGGCGCGAAGGTGCTGGTCGACGAGCGGGACCTGTGGCCGGACCGGCGGTTCGTCACCACCAACCTGATCGTGTCCACCCGGTTCCTGCGGCAGCACCCGCAGACGGTCGACGCGCTGCTGCGCGGCCACGTGGCCGCCACCGCGTGGATCCGCCAGCACCCGGAGCAGGCCAAACGGGTCGTGAACGCCCAGCTCGGCGCGCTGGGCGGCAAACCGCTCGCGCCGGCGGTGCTGGACCGGGCCTGGTCCCGGATCGAGGTGACCGACGACCCGCTCGCCGTCACGCTGGCCGTCTCCGCGCGGCACGCCTACGCCGCCGGCCTGCTCTCCCAGGCCGACCTGCGCGGCATCTACGAGCTGCGCCCGCTCAACGCGGTCCTGCGGGCCCGCGGGCAACCCCCGGTCGACGACGCGGGGCTGGGTGATCGCACGCGCCGGCCCGCGCCCATCCCGTCCCACCCTGCCGGCAGATCCGCCTGA